One Echeneis naucrates chromosome 4, fEcheNa1.1, whole genome shotgun sequence genomic window, CCAATAAACAGCCCGCTGCCCACATTACTGGACATCAGCGACGCTCCAATCTGTAAACACATGCGTGTAATAGAAAAATAACGACACAAGTTTACATTTACTTAAACAAATGACTCAGTCAGTCAATAATTGGTTATTTAttccaaatatgtaaatgtcaGTCAAATGTAGCCTCAGTCATATCTTCTTAGCATTGTGACATTAAATGAATCACTGCTCGACTACATATTCGATTACTGTGGTACTATGTCACCAACAGAAGGAGGTGTGAGAAATGCCTACAGCCAGTAAGACCCAGAGGAAATGAAGTGTGAAGTGCAGAAGGTGCAAAAGAACGGGGGTGTAAAATGCAGCCCCACCACCTCCTGCTGGACAAAAATGGCTACTGTAGCTCAGTTCATGCTGTTTGCCATTCAGTGACATATTATCGGGCAGTGAATAAGTATGGACGTAGACAACAAGTTTAGAAAGgtctctattttctttttcatttattaagtGAACGTGGCAcacagtttttctgctttttttgcTACCTTATCATGGATAactgttttgttatttgtgCTGTTCCTAAAGCTACACTTTGAATTCCAAAATATAGGTGCAGTACAATGCTACGCTAAGGGTAAAAGCAGCAATGCAGCAGTGTGTTGACAGTAAGAGGGATATAAAACATATGGACATCAGGCACAACAGGTACTCACGGGCCACCATGTCATTGAACGACCGGCCAAGAAGTATCCCCCTACAGTGCTGCGATTGGCCCGTACTGATGACTAAAGAAGAGACAGAGCCAAAGATCAAGAAAAGATCAAATTGGGTTTCCTCCAAGATATTATCGACTTTTGCATATTTCTGATTCTTTAATAATACTAACAACAATGCTGAAGGTgtgagtgtaaaaaaaacatcttaccCAGATTCCAACCACCATGACAAAGATAAAGTAGACCACAAGCACACTGATGTCAATAGCATCCAAACTGAGACGTGTGCTGGGAGGTGCTGCAGTCGTGACCCCAGAGGAGCTGCCGACTGTACAGAACAGGCAGACACATCATTTCCAACTGTATGAAAAGCAACGCAAAGTGCAAATCTCATGTGGCCTGGAAGCACATCAGGATCCCCCAGGAGGAGCTGAAAAAGGATCCTATGAAGGGAGACAGCTGGAATGTTTTGTTTGACATTCTACTGCTGCAGCTTtggatgagcagcagaaaatgaatgggTGGAGGGATGGAAAGAGGCTGCTCAATCCAAAGAACCCAGTTTAGAGCATTTTTGCATCATTTGTAATATAACAGCATAATTAAGCTACGTCGTAAATTCACCTACATCAGAGCTACGTCGTCACATTTGGTTTAACATTATGAACCTCCTGTCCTTCCAACATAATTAATACATTATGTGTCTTTACTGTATTTACTACATTTACACTCAGGCCGATTTGCTTTTGTAGCACTACACTGTTGGATCAGAAAATAGATTACAGCTGCTGAAATAGTAAACTGGAAGGTGAGAACTTTCagattacacaaacaaaactgaaattagTGACTTCTTATTTAGTTCTGTTTTCTTGCACAGCTAAGGAAGGCTTTTTTTCATTGTGGGAACGATAATGTGTTCTTAAATATAATAAAGTTCAGCTCCTTTAGCCTCAGTTAGGGTATTATATTAAAGCTGCTTGTAAACTACAGCATACGGAGAAAAAGAGCTTGAAAAGGGGTGAGATATCACAGTTAGGATTAGAACACAGATCATTATGACATGTTGTTATTGTACTAAAGGCAGTAATCAGTAACTGCGAATGAATAACCACTACAGATCCATGTGGGCAGGTTTCCAAATAAGTAAGGAACATGGACTTTGTGAAGTGTTCTTACATTATAATCACATTATTACTGTCATTGTATTATTAGTGTACtctattgttaaataaaaaaaatcagagtgAAGAATATTccacaagaaaaacaagcttGATTTAGGAAAAACAGATCCCGGAAGTTCCCCACTGTTTCAAATGTGAATTGTTAGCTTGGCCATATGCCTATACATTGCTTTGTGGGCTTTCCTTAAAGAACTCCAAGTTCATGGTCATGCATAACATCAGAACAGGTGGTAAATGTTGTTGAACATTTGTTTTCGGATATagaaaacaaattattaatCACTTTGAATTTGTCTCGTATACAGTATCCCTGTTTCCACCTGTACATAAAATCTGCATTTTACTTGCCATAAAAGTACAGTTTGTTGTTGAAGCAGTCAAACACAGATTTTATGGGCATAAAACTGAGAGAACGCAGGTTCATACCTGTAGTGAGGCTGCCGGACATGTTTATTCCAGTCTTCCAGATCCTGTTGACTTCTTACAAACACTCAGTCTTCCTACTTTTCACCTATTTTGTTCCTCTCAGTCTGTCTAACAGAATTTGTCAGTCCTGCTGGTAAACACGGGAGaggtatgtgaatgtgtgaagacAGCCTTTAGTTTAATTATTAATCACTTTGTTTCCAATATGGTCAAACTTCACTGAGTGGTAATAATCGGTTTGGCAAAAACTGAACATACAGAAAATCAGTAAAAGTTCATTAGATAATGTATGTAGTTTGAATACACATTTAATTGGTCAATGCTGGAATGCTCAAAGGCAATTGCAAAGAGGTATATGCTAGTCCTTTATGTCAGTTGTACAGTTAGGTTTTTAGTTTGGCATGTTGTTTAAAAGGTCATTACAACATTAAGTTGCATATTAATTTAATGCTTCAATAAAGAAGCATCTAAAGGTCCTTTGGAATCATCAGCAGCCAAGTCAGGAATAAAGGTTTGTAGTGCTGAACTCTTAATGATTACCTGTCTGATACACAGGTTGTAACTGACCAGATACGTCAGCTAATTAGCTCCCTTTGTGTTaaaccaacacaacacattcCTGTTCAGTGAGCAGCTGTACACATGACACCGAACAAAGACCAGTGATTTACAACAAGTGTTCACTAGCAGCCGAAAACACACAAGTCTGTTGGATGCAAAGTTGAATGTGTTGTATCCAGCATAAAAATATTTGGTCTTTATTGGATTCATCACTGAATGACTTTGAACCTTTGAGTACTTTGAGtacattttttgtctttatctccTGAACTGCTGTCCGTCTCTGACAGATGGTTCTTCTTTGAAATGAAGATGCTGCTACTGAAATGTGAGAAATACAACCCAGGCATCTGAGATCAGCGGCAACAACCGTTACctatttgtaatttatttcctgttgGCTAACCCTCAATTTAACATCAATTTAACGCCCCCCTCCCGTATGGACTTAATTTTAGGTTTCCATGATGTGATTGGGTTTCAGTTTTAAGTCATAAATCCACGCATGCATGTACAGATTATGTTCATGTAGCCTGAATTGTAGGGCGCTGAAACTATAATACTTTGGTTACCTCAGAACTCGGTACTGAAATGCTCTTAACCAGCACGACTATTCACACATAAATGCATTCAAGATGACACTATTTAATACTCCCGGAACCAACTGAATATAATTTTCTACAACTGCAATGAAATCATCACTGATGCAGagtttatgttgtaattttcacaataaCTTTATTACATGAATTCTTTGTACACCATTTAGGAAATCTTACAGCCATCTTCCTCCTTATAGTTTGGGCGGTCCAGCtatcctccatccctccatcttgCCCACTTTTGTGAAGAAGGCCAGTGTTCCCAGACCCAAACACGCTGATGTGCCCGTTATAGCACTATGGGCTGAAgatgtacagacacacatacacagaagaCAATATAGCTTAATTTGGGTGGAGTATTACcaaaaatatttacacttaATTTGCTATGAAACAGTTATAAACTTAATTGCTAGAAATAAATCCCTTTGTCTCCATGGGGTATTTGTTTGGATGGTAATTTTTGCCtccagtttatttttgtgttgaacCATTTCCTAAGCAACAGATATCATGAATTCAAAGATTTAGATGACGTGATCATAAGATAGAGAAAACGCTCATTGAACTATGACCTCAAACTCTATTTCTACCTGGATGTAAGCATACTGGTTTCAGATGAGTGATTTCTCAAGCATCTTTATTGACTATCGCAATTATCGCCTATAGCCTGCCCAGCACTGTGCTGTTAAACAACTAACATAGTGGCTACACGGAACATGGGGACGATAAAGTGAGCTGCAGCCCACAACCACAGACCAAAACAGCtcacatatctgtgtgtgtccccaCTATGTGTATGGAATGATAATGCTCTGAAGTGACCAGTGCAAAAACAGTTGACGACTACTTTTAGCAGGTTcactcacataaaaaaaaaaaacaaaccaaaaaaaaaacaaaaaaaacaacacacaactaaATTGCCTTTAACCTcaaattttaatgtaaaaattaaGCCGAGAGGAAAACTCCCAAAACTACAGGATAGGATATAGAAATTCTATCAGGAGCCTCCACTCTTCTTATCTTTAAAACTAACTGGAGGTTAAAAACATACTCAGAGGTGATTGTTTCAGACTGGAGGTGGAAGAAAAATAGGCTTGAAAAGAAACATGCAGTATTTCCAATGCTAGAATTAATTCTTACTTTTGGCTCCCAGGAAGATCCCAGAGGCGCAGCCTCCGATGAAGTAATTCAGAGGGTCATCTGGAGCTTCACGAGCCTGAGCAGTGAGACATGTTGCCATGCTAAAGATGGCTCCCATGGAGGCtgattcaaacacaaacagacatccATGTCAGCCTTACACAATTTTATGCAACCAACCAGAGAAATGTGTGGCATCCATAGGTCAGTACATAAGCTCATTTGAAACAAACTGTAACATGACTTGAAAACCTGGTGGTCCTGACTCTGTACACCAACCCTTtggatgtaaaataaaacaattaaattcaaattcaaaatttcaTTGAATTTGAAACACAACCTGGTGGATTCCAGCACAGAAGCAACAGAGGGAACCAGAATTCCCcacaaaatttgatttttttgtggtGCTTTCTGAATTTCTTATTAAATAACATAAGGTGCTTCACTACAAGTATTTTAATTGGCAAGTACTTTGTGGGAATAACTAAATTTATTGGATTAAACACTAACCCCACACCTCTAATGGTTCACACTGTGTCACAAAAAGACTATCAGAAAGCTAAAGGTGGACAACAATGACAGCactaataatgataacaataataatattaatagtaATACCCAAGGTAACAGTGGTGCTGGTTGCCCTCTGCAGTGCTTCCAATGCAGTGTCAGGCTGGAATGCCATAATGTGGTAGGCTGAACCAGCAAGGCCTGAAagcacagacaaagacacacattacAGCATTTAGTTATTATTAGTTATCGTTAGTTTACTTGTCTGTAGTCATTACAACAAATGTATGTATTGAGGGCATTGATCTGAATCCTTGGACTGGCTGTACTATGCTACAGATTGTAAATCCACTTAGCCCCTCTCACAAATATTTACTGTCCCAAAACGGGTTTGAACCAGCAGGTTCATTTATCTATATGGATGACTACTcactacatttttattgataagTTTCCATAGATTGACAGATTTTGCATAGAATAGACGTTATTTTAGAGAATAAACTCAGTTGGGGTCCAGTACAATAGATTCATCTCCAATTCAGCAAACTTGGGATGTGAAAACAATCAGCTACACAACACCAGAGCCGGTGTGAGGAGTTGTTGTCTTCGTCGTCTCCTTCATAAAGACACCAAATGCACCACTGGTCGGTCAACTGATACGTTGTCGGCTATACTGCCAAAATTACAGCACTCCAGTTCGATCAAATAAAATTCACTAATCGGAGAGTTTCTGCAGTCAACTGAACGCATCTTGTTTGAAGGCAGCCAGAGGTTAGCCTGCTAGCTGACGAGCGTTAGCATCAGCTAAAATGTTTAACGCTATCAGAGAGCATCCGGAGTGCACACGAGTCGGAACACTTTCAATAATGCTGATATTTACCCAGAGCTGCGGCGAGTTTGGTGGTGATCCATGTTTTGCCGACGCAGTCCGTGCCCTCCGGTTCGTCCCAGTACCCCATTTCAGACTGAGCAAGGACAAAGTATGGAGGACGAGACTCTCGCGAGAAGTGTGTTGTTGCTCCCCTTTGTGTGAGGTGACTTCTGGGACAGTTTGTAATGCTCTACGGCCACCTACCGGACCGGAGTTTGGAGCTGCAGTCACTCGTTCATAAAgtggaaagataaaaaataaaatcaattcaCTCAGGTAGGTAGTTGATTCAGTTACTCCCGACAAGAATCAAACCCAATTGAAGCTCTCATTGttgttcacaaacacactcacactcagacctcccgacaatttggagtcaccagtgagtccaaacatgatgtctttggacggtgggaggaagccggagtgcctggaggaaacccatgcaaactCGACACCAGGGGTCAGTAACCTTTAGCactaaaagagccatttgggcccatttccaccaaattaaaacccaCTCGGAGCCACAAAAACTATTTGACCACTAAATTGAAGCTAATACATATAGTTTCTTTTGACTTATGCTTTATGACAGTGTGTtacctttatgaaataaagtatgaacagaaaatgactgacttttttcttctccatttattgacaccaaacatcaaattattttgaattctgaaaaaaaaaagacactggcAATTCTACTTTTTCAACTAATGCAGGCCTGTTTGATTCATTGTAAAgtcataatataatattaataagggCAAACAGAAAATGCCAGTTTAAGTCGTGTGGCGTAATTATTTCCTCAGGTGACGTGCAGAAGCCAACAGCCAACCTCAATATGAAACAAATATAGTAAATCAGTTCAGGTCCAagatagaaatatatattttcataataaTAGCTATTTCTCTCACCCGTTAATGGGAATTATGCACCTGCACTTCACTTCACTGGACAGCGTATCAATATCTGAGTGGTAAGATGTCACTTTTCGCTTCATGCAGGATTGCAGGCTCTATGAGTAAGTTtgtacaatacaatacaatgcaaTAACCATTCTAaactgagctttttgtttttatttttttattgtgtggcGACAGTGCGAACCACGATGCCgccatgctttatttttatctttattgggttttttttttcctccatctttatttattcgcaatacaatacaatacaacgcaatacaatacaatacaatccAATAACCGTTctaaactgagctttaaaaagcTCAGCCAGGCGCCTGGTCCGGTTCGCAACACACCCAGATTCTTCCAAATACAGGGCCGCCGACGCACTCCTCCCTGTACTTGTTCTTCTGGGGGGCTTTTCAGGACGAGCCTCAGATCGTCCAAGTTGATACAGAGGCCCCCACAACAGCGCCCCTTACCTAAAGGCGCTGTCAGTGGCTCTCAGGCCGGAGCCTGAGCGTCCCCCAGAGTCTCAGGACGTTCACCTCCAACCCTGAGGGCAGATGTGAAGAGGGGAGAGCTCACAGCTGCTATTTATACTCCTCCAGGGAGGCAGGTAGACCTCATTGGGGCTTTGATCGAAAACACTGGAACTCGTACCTGATTGGTTACTGCCTTATGTCTACCGAATCTTAAAAACCCGGAGCTGTCAGGGAGATGGGAAATATGCCGTGTGTGACGTCATGTGTCATGGTATTGTGGGTAATCGCTAGAGTTGGGCACGTCATTAGCTGTAGCTACGGGTTACTTTTCCCAAAGAGTACATTGTACTCACAATGAATTTTGTGCGAACTGTTTCAAGAGcgattttattttgtgcattattttctgtgtaaaatTTCACAAATGTAGTGGCAATCAAGACTCCGGACTCACTGGTTGTTTATAAGTGGGTGTTATGGAGTTGTGAGTTGCCTCCCTgtttgtgtgagcgtgtgtgagtTTGTGGGGTCCTGGCTGCTtcaaaatttttattgttttgaaattgaagcgtgcaaatgtgtgtatgtcttcACAGCAAAGTGAGCATTACACACAAGGTGATGGCAGCAGCAGTTACAGGCAGTTTGGGAGCCTATTGTAACATCTGGCCAGCGACAGCAAATGGAAACTGGCCTTCTGGCTATCTTGTGCATATTTACTGAACAGTTCATTAATATGTACTGTTACTGATGAAATAAGAATTcaaataaagaattaaaaatgattgtAGTAAATATAAGAGCCATATTGATGGTAGTTGTTTTcgtatttttcctttaaaaatgttgtaatgCTCCTTTAATTTTCTTCATTATCAGACCATGTGAAAACAACATAACGTCACAATATTGCAATCCCATATGTTGATTTAACTTTAATCTTATCCTTTCATCAAACTAAGAATTATATACCGTATAACCAGAAAAAATGGTTTGTAATTATTCAGTTACAACGTCTGGATGTAATCAGCAAACATTTTGAGAGTGTTGAGGTTCTTACTTTTTTATGTCTCTATGATGCAGTTCTCCTCTCACCTGATTGGTTACTGCCTTATGTCTACCGAATCTTAAAAACCCGGAGCTGTCAGGGAGATGGGCAGATGTCGTCAGAAAAGTGTCACCTGCCTCCCGCAAGGGTGATTTAACTTTACAGCTTGATTTAGCTTTGCagctaaatcaaataaaaaataaatagatataaaATAAAGCACGGCGGAACAGTGGTTCGCTGTCGCGCTGAGAAGTGAGGGAGTTGTACGTCATTGGGACTTTAGCGTAATCGCTTGTGATTGGTCGAAAATATTGGAACTCGTACCTGATTGGTTACTGCCTTATGTCTACGGAAGGAGGAAGTTGATCTGTTGGgtctttaaatatatttttcaagaGTTTGATCTAATCTGACATTACTcgttcattatttttaattgtaaagGGGTTTTTTTTGTAACGTGAGCACCTCTGTACGTGTTCCAGGTAAAaacatggccacgatgtataatcctcatcctacctggattatttctccataacgatcggctaattctacatcatacatcttggtcgtattattacctggtgtgtatcagCCAGCTGTctttctatttgcgtttcttccttaagtgcgcacggtaacttagcacctacgcacgactcagcagtaaatcggcgtaaagaggaacaggaacttggggggaacCAAGTCGGTTAACACGccggtctctgctggttttgctgtgttttcaccttGATTgatgtgctccatgtctagttcctcccctgcctccttttatgatagtacttcttgtcgtagatgcaggatgactttagctagctcagcttatgctagtgtagctagctcTAAAGCTAAGTCTCGTTTCACCTCAGTTCGGCTCGTGGACGCCGGTAAACCCGGTAAGCACGGTAACGAGCAGTCCGGGCTAATTTCACACAGAagatgtctctgtatgtctgttgTATGAGTGATGCATGTAAATGTCCCTCAGGACAAATAACGTAGTTTTCTatcatttttataataaaaaataaatcaaaaaatataatatttctgtttcccagttcgggttgtaaatgaaaaatacagctgGAGGATGCTGATCTaccgatttttttttctgccttcaaaCTTGAGCAGCACGGCTTTAGGGCAGGTGACGTAAACGGGAAACGGCGAAATAGCGCAAATGTGGGCGGCAACTCCAGCAGCACGGTGGCGCAGTGGTAGCGCTGCCGCCCCGCCCCCAGgagggaggggttcgattcctggctagGGTAAGCGCTGTAAGTGTATGATGTaatgtatgatgtaatgtaatgtaaccccggggttaatTGATGTAATGGACTGTAATACCTATATGTGATGTAAATATACTGTATCATGTAATGTACCCCTAAATGTA contains:
- the ndufa11 gene encoding NADH dehydrogenase [ubiquinone] 1 alpha subcomplex subunit 11, with protein sequence MGYWDEPEGTDCVGKTWITTKLAAALGLAGSAYHIMAFQPDTALEALQRATSTTVTLASMGAIFSMATCLTAQAREAPDDPLNYFIGGCASGIFLGAKTHSAITGTSACLGLGTLAFFTKVGKMEGWRIAGPPKL